Proteins encoded by one window of Amaranthus tricolor cultivar Red isolate AtriRed21 chromosome 4, ASM2621246v1, whole genome shotgun sequence:
- the LOC130809805 gene encoding protein ABA AND ROS SENSITIVE 1 codes for MADRDRKKALFRAKLNEKLQKTRIDSPLVRYNENGKPICRVCDVVLKFDSDWIAHQASRKHHEAINNLKASASRKITVNETDKEISKLQKDENSKSKDDKPRMLPNVQNSRQTSVLPTNFFDHGDCKKQKVVSPELQQEDTSVSAIPPNSVRSSQHEIRPARVAEDFSAASENKQSKGELPEGFFDNKEADQRARGIEPVKPDVKDEYKEFEKLIQEDLAEVDNRLEEEEVDAAEQIEEEEIIEQRTYRNRVEELKRKKMELVASSKEKKNFEVSGSKTEQDNMSSEDEDYESFAVDWRAQHL; via the exons ATGGCTGATCGAGATAGGAAAAAGGCcttatttcgtgcaaaactgaACGAAAAACTACAAAAAACCCGCATTGATTCTCCGCTTGTCAG GTATAATGAGAATGGTAAGCCTATTTGTCGAGTTTGTGATGTTGTCTTAAAATTTGATTCTGATTGGATTGCTCACCAAGCGTCTCGAAAGCATCATGAG GCAATTAACAATCTCAAAGCAAGTGCTTCTAGGAAAATCACAGTGAATGAGACTGATAAAGAGATTTCTAAGCTACAAAAGGATGAAAATTCAAAGTCCAAGGATGATAAGCCAAGAATGTTGCCAAATGTACAGAATTCTAGACAAACATCTGTGTTGCCAACAAATTTCTTTGACCATGGGGACTGTAAGAAACAGAAAGTTG TATCTCCCGAATTACAGCAAGAAGATACCAGCGTGTCTGCAATCCCACCTAATTCTGTGAGATCTAGTCAACATGAAATACGGCCAGCTAGAGTTGCTGAGGATTTTAGTGCTGCATCAGAAAATAAACAGAGCAAGGGAGAATTGCCTGAAGGTTTCTTCGATAACAAAGAGGCTGATCAACGTGCACGTGGTATAGAACCTGTGAAGCCAGATGTCAA GGATGAGTATAAggaatttgaaaaattaatccAAGAGGACTTGGCCGAGGTGGATAATCGccttgaagaagaagag GTTGATGCAGCTGAGCAGATAGAGGAGGAAGAAATTATAGAGCAGAG GACGTACAGAAATAGAGTGGAGGaactaaagagaaaaaaaatggaaCTTGTTGCATCTtcgaaagaaaagaaaaattttgaagttTCAGGATCAAAGACCGAGCAGGATAACATGTCTAGTGAAGATGAAGATTATGAGAGCTTTGCAGTTGATTGGAGAGCACAACATCTATGA